One Brevibacillus choshinensis genomic window carries:
- a CDS encoding xanthine dehydrogenase family protein molybdopterin-binding subunit, with protein sequence MATLVGQSLRRKEDYRMVTGTGQFVADIKKPGMVEATFVRSTHAHAKIKHIDVEAAKAMEGVYAVYTGADLVGRVKPLTQIDSHCRLPKHIEEQIKPFMFHNEEPVLAQGKVMYVGQSVAVVVAQNRYVAEDAAALIKVEYEPLPAVVDPFKALEEGAPLVQDSMENNLQAYFHLPVGDYDEVLKKADHVLSGRFISPRVSSNPIETRGVVADYESRSDQLHIWSSTQMPFEIRHYVAKLLGLVEQNIRVTAPDVGGGFGPKGGLYTEEVMLAFLARELNRPVRWIEDRVESMSAARHSRDQIHDLEVAFMNDGTILGLRDHFVLDVGAINYFAFTCAYNSAAHFRGAYKIPVFDLTCKIALTHKTPNVPYRGAGRPEVVLAMDRMVDKIARHLGMDPAEVMLKNIIPAEEMPYSQGMYYKDGGELIYDSGDYPEAFHMALELAGYKDVRAKQEALRKEGKYIGIGISSNVEGTGAGPFEGAKAAIDAFGQLMIHTGSSPQGQSHETVFGQVAGDVMNVGLDKVTVKCGDTALLGFGAGTYASRSAVNAGSATHFATEKLRTKVLAVAGLVMGISPDELTMKDGVVYAEKAPEQKMTFAQIYEAAAPGPRCKVPEGMEPGLEATHYFVPPTVTYSSSTHIAEVEVDIETCFVTINNYVIIHDSGRVINPMIVEGQVQGGFAQGLGTALYEEIVYNENGQLLTGTYMDYLMPTAMEVPKAKQGEQEYLSTRNPLGVKGVGESGAISSPAAIANAVVDALSPFHINVDRLPISPNRVFSLLQESKEA encoded by the coding sequence ATGGCAACTCTAGTTGGACAAAGCTTGAGACGTAAAGAAGATTACCGCATGGTCACGGGTACAGGCCAGTTCGTAGCGGATATCAAAAAGCCAGGCATGGTAGAAGCCACGTTTGTTCGAAGCACACATGCGCATGCGAAGATCAAGCATATCGATGTGGAGGCAGCAAAAGCGATGGAAGGCGTATACGCTGTCTACACCGGGGCGGACTTGGTGGGAAGAGTGAAACCGCTCACGCAGATTGATTCCCACTGCCGGTTGCCGAAGCATATTGAAGAGCAAATCAAGCCGTTCATGTTTCACAATGAAGAGCCGGTTCTCGCGCAGGGAAAAGTCATGTACGTGGGACAAAGCGTAGCGGTCGTCGTAGCGCAAAACCGTTATGTCGCAGAAGACGCTGCAGCTCTGATCAAAGTGGAATACGAACCGCTCCCGGCTGTCGTCGATCCGTTCAAAGCGCTGGAAGAGGGAGCTCCACTCGTACAGGACAGCATGGAGAACAACCTGCAAGCGTATTTCCACTTGCCGGTAGGTGACTACGATGAAGTTTTGAAAAAGGCTGACCACGTACTGAGCGGTCGCTTTATCTCTCCACGGGTTTCTTCCAACCCGATCGAAACGCGCGGTGTCGTGGCAGATTACGAAAGCCGCTCAGATCAGCTGCATATCTGGTCCTCTACCCAAATGCCTTTCGAGATACGTCATTATGTCGCAAAACTATTGGGGCTCGTTGAACAAAACATCCGTGTTACCGCCCCTGACGTTGGCGGCGGTTTTGGTCCAAAAGGCGGTCTCTATACCGAGGAAGTCATGCTGGCTTTCCTGGCGAGAGAATTGAACCGTCCCGTTCGCTGGATTGAAGACCGTGTGGAGAGCATGAGTGCCGCTCGCCATTCCCGCGACCAGATCCACGATCTCGAAGTGGCCTTCATGAATGATGGTACGATCCTCGGCCTGCGCGATCATTTCGTGCTGGACGTAGGGGCGATCAACTATTTCGCCTTCACGTGCGCCTACAACAGTGCCGCCCATTTCCGCGGCGCTTACAAGATTCCGGTATTTGACCTGACCTGCAAGATTGCCCTGACCCACAAGACGCCCAATGTACCGTACCGTGGCGCGGGAAGACCGGAAGTCGTATTGGCGATGGACCGGATGGTGGATAAGATCGCCCGCCATTTGGGCATGGATCCGGCAGAAGTCATGCTGAAAAACATCATTCCGGCAGAAGAAATGCCGTACAGCCAAGGAATGTACTACAAAGACGGCGGCGAGCTGATCTACGACAGCGGCGATTATCCGGAAGCGTTCCACATGGCGCTGGAGCTGGCAGGCTATAAAGATGTTCGCGCCAAGCAGGAAGCCCTCCGAAAAGAAGGCAAATACATCGGGATCGGGATTTCTTCCAACGTTGAAGGGACGGGGGCAGGTCCGTTCGAGGGAGCGAAGGCAGCCATCGATGCTTTTGGTCAGCTCATGATCCACACTGGCTCTTCGCCGCAAGGACAAAGCCATGAGACCGTCTTTGGACAAGTCGCAGGCGACGTCATGAATGTCGGACTGGACAAGGTGACGGTAAAATGCGGGGATACGGCTCTTCTCGGCTTTGGGGCGGGCACGTACGCGAGCCGAAGTGCTGTAAATGCGGGCTCTGCCACGCATTTTGCGACGGAGAAGCTGCGCACGAAGGTGCTGGCGGTTGCAGGGCTTGTCATGGGCATATCTCCTGATGAATTGACGATGAAAGACGGTGTCGTATACGCCGAGAAGGCGCCGGAGCAAAAAATGACATTTGCCCAAATCTATGAGGCGGCAGCTCCCGGTCCGCGCTGCAAAGTTCCGGAAGGCATGGAGCCGGGATTGGAAGCAACCCATTATTTCGTACCGCCTACCGTGACATACTCTTCTTCCACCCACATAGCCGAGGTAGAAGTGGACATCGAAACGTGCTTTGTGACCATCAACAACTACGTCATCATCCATGACAGCGGCCGCGTGATCAATCCGATGATCGTAGAAGGTCAGGTCCAAGGCGGTTTCGCACAAGGATTGGGTACGGCTCTGTACGAGGAAATCGTATACAATGAAAACGGTCAGCTCTTGACCGGTACGTACATGGACTACCTGATGCCGACAGCGATGGAAGTACCAAAAGCAAAACAGGGCGAGCAGGAGTACCTGTCCACGCGCAACCCGCTTGGCGTCAAAGGGGTAGGGGAGAGCGGAGCGATATCTTCACCTGCAGCGATCGCCAATGCGGTGGTAGACGCGCTGTCTCCATTCCATATCAACGTCGACCGACTTCCGATCAGCCCGAATCGCGTATTCAGCCTGCTGCAGGAAAGCAAAGAGGCATAA
- a CDS encoding nucleotidyltransferase family protein, translated as MLRVGAIVLAAGQSRRMGSAKQFLPLRGKPLFRHAVERAAACQLSPILLIGGEHSERLRQLTRDLPEVEVLDNREYATGMASSLRRGMEAVAGRVDAVLVFLADQPYVPDQVVQSLIQTYADHRAEGVKIVRPIYQNTAGHPVLFDAALLGEFTCVTGDQGGKDIIDKYKSHLKKVRFARADWNLDIDTPDDYCRVQQAILAEPCE; from the coding sequence ATGCTTAGGGTCGGAGCGATTGTTCTGGCTGCAGGGCAGTCGAGGCGAATGGGCAGTGCGAAACAGTTTTTGCCGCTGCGAGGAAAGCCGCTGTTTCGTCATGCGGTTGAGAGGGCGGCCGCATGTCAGCTGAGCCCCATTCTATTAATTGGTGGAGAGCACAGTGAGAGATTGCGTCAGCTGACAAGGGATTTGCCAGAAGTAGAGGTGCTGGACAACCGTGAGTATGCGACGGGAATGGCCTCCTCATTGCGTAGGGGAATGGAAGCAGTGGCTGGCCGCGTGGATGCGGTGCTTGTCTTTTTGGCTGATCAGCCGTATGTTCCGGATCAGGTCGTGCAGTCGCTGATTCAGACCTACGCTGATCATCGGGCGGAGGGAGTCAAGATCGTCAGACCGATCTATCAGAATACGGCGGGACATCCTGTGCTGTTTGACGCAGCCCTTCTGGGGGAGTTCACCTGTGTGACAGGGGACCAAGGCGGGAAGGACATCATCGACAAGTACAAGTCCCATCTGAAAAAAGTCCGCTTTGCCCGTGCCGATTGGAATCTCGACATCGATACGCCGGATGATTATTGCCGTGTTCAACAAGCAATTCTTGCGGAGCCGTGTGAATAG
- a CDS encoding LysR family transcriptional regulator: MDLLQLRYFQVVARLEHMTRASEELHISQPSLSKMISRLEKHLGVPLFDRHGKQIRLNRFGQAFLKRVERVFAELEEGQHELADLTGLERGQVYLAAATGRLLPELLSSFLKRHPHVNVKLLQGTTQECQNLLERGEVDLAITHPLIQEERVQSVSLLTENMFLAVPPDHRLADKTNVSLSEVAGETFISLTKTYELTETTTNMCLQAGFTPNIAFECNDAEVILRMVHNGLGVALVPEHWWAHPDHWSANSPEKRETPVYLPIVDHYSKRVVGLSWVKARYLTMAARELRDYTIRYFEELNKESM; this comes from the coding sequence GTGGATCTGCTTCAATTAAGGTATTTTCAAGTCGTCGCTCGCTTAGAACATATGACGCGTGCCTCAGAGGAACTTCATATTTCCCAGCCTTCCCTAAGCAAAATGATCAGCCGACTGGAAAAGCACCTGGGGGTCCCTCTGTTCGACCGTCACGGGAAACAAATCCGTCTGAACCGCTTTGGACAAGCCTTCCTCAAACGTGTCGAGCGAGTATTCGCTGAGCTCGAAGAAGGCCAGCATGAACTGGCTGACCTCACAGGCTTGGAGCGCGGACAAGTTTACCTGGCAGCGGCTACTGGCCGCCTGTTGCCTGAGCTGCTCAGTTCCTTTCTCAAGCGCCATCCTCACGTCAATGTCAAATTGCTGCAAGGCACTACGCAAGAATGTCAAAATCTTCTGGAACGAGGAGAAGTGGATCTCGCCATCACCCATCCATTGATTCAGGAGGAAAGGGTGCAAAGCGTTTCGTTGTTAACCGAGAACATGTTTCTCGCCGTACCGCCAGATCATCGGCTGGCCGATAAAACGAACGTCTCTCTCAGCGAGGTCGCCGGGGAAACATTTATCAGCCTGACGAAAACCTACGAACTGACTGAAACCACTACGAACATGTGCCTGCAAGCCGGATTTACTCCAAACATAGCCTTTGAATGCAACGATGCCGAAGTGATTTTGCGAATGGTGCACAACGGACTGGGTGTCGCCCTCGTTCCCGAGCATTGGTGGGCCCATCCTGATCACTGGTCGGCCAACTCGCCCGAAAAACGGGAAACCCCTGTCTACTTGCCGATCGTGGATCACTACTCCAAACGCGTCGTCGGTCTGTCTTGGGTCAAAGCTCGCTATCTGACCATGGCTGCGAGAGAATTGCGAGATTACACCATTCGTTACTTCGAAGAACTCAACAAAGAATCCATGTAG
- a CDS encoding SRPBCC family protein codes for MNLAGEAKFKESSQNIWDALHNPEILKGAIPGCEGLILKENGEYDVVLKLGVAAVKGEYIGQVKLEDVEEGSHYILLAEGSGSPGHVRAKMDCKLVQTDKGCTLIWDCDAEVGGMIASVGSRVLGGIAKFMAGQFFKAIEKQIKSEGA; via the coding sequence ATGAATTTAGCAGGTGAGGCGAAGTTTAAAGAATCGAGTCAGAATATTTGGGATGCTTTGCATAATCCGGAAATTTTGAAGGGCGCGATTCCCGGCTGCGAAGGATTGATTCTCAAGGAAAACGGCGAATACGATGTCGTTTTGAAGCTTGGTGTAGCGGCTGTAAAAGGTGAATATATCGGACAAGTAAAGCTGGAGGATGTCGAGGAAGGCTCTCACTACATCCTGCTGGCAGAAGGCAGTGGCTCTCCAGGGCACGTCAGAGCAAAAATGGACTGCAAACTGGTGCAAACAGATAAAGGCTGTACGCTGATTTGGGATTGTGACGCCGAGGTAGGCGGCATGATCGCGAGCGTGGGTAGCCGTGTATTGGGCGGCATCGCCAAGTTTATGGCAGGTCAGTTTTTCAAAGCGATCGAAAAACAAATCAAGAGTGAGGGAGCGTAA
- a CDS encoding FAD binding domain-containing protein has protein sequence MKPAAFEYLRPSSLQEALQFLADLGEDAKIISGGQSLIPVLNMRLSTPKYLIDIGRIEELSYIREEDGYLVIGALTKHRDVEFSPLVQKLCPLLAEAVRWIGHPQIRQRGTIGGSIAHADPSGELPCVIAALRGEIVIAHADGEETVTPEEFFLTYLLTSLQPDQMVKELRFPILPETSGYEFTEVARRHGDFALVEIAAVVDLDENNQITLARLAAGGANPVPCVLEDAEEFLIGKVPTVDVLEEAAGLASEQVEPDSDLHGSVDYRRSLVKTLTKRALQTAIKRAGGNAR, from the coding sequence ATGAAACCAGCCGCGTTTGAATACCTGCGCCCGTCGAGCTTGCAGGAAGCGCTTCAATTTCTCGCCGATCTGGGCGAAGATGCGAAGATCATCTCAGGTGGACAAAGCCTGATTCCGGTTTTGAACATGAGACTTTCGACTCCAAAGTATCTGATTGATATTGGCAGAATCGAAGAACTGTCCTATATACGCGAAGAAGATGGATACCTCGTCATTGGCGCATTGACCAAGCACCGCGACGTGGAATTTTCTCCATTGGTCCAAAAGTTGTGTCCGCTATTGGCGGAGGCGGTTCGCTGGATCGGTCACCCGCAGATTCGCCAAAGAGGAACGATCGGCGGAAGCATCGCCCATGCGGACCCATCGGGAGAGCTTCCCTGTGTGATCGCGGCCCTGCGAGGAGAGATTGTCATTGCGCATGCTGATGGCGAAGAGACCGTAACACCGGAAGAGTTCTTCCTGACGTACCTCCTGACATCCCTTCAGCCTGATCAAATGGTAAAAGAGCTGCGTTTCCCGATTCTCCCCGAAACGAGCGGGTATGAATTTACCGAAGTCGCACGCCGTCACGGTGACTTTGCTCTGGTAGAAATCGCAGCTGTCGTCGATCTCGACGAAAATAACCAAATCACCTTGGCCAGACTGGCTGCCGGCGGAGCAAATCCCGTACCTTGCGTATTGGAAGATGCCGAAGAGTTCCTGATCGGAAAAGTACCGACGGTTGATGTGCTGGAAGAGGCGGCGGGACTGGCAAGCGAACAAGTAGAGCCGGACAGTGATTTGCATGGCTCCGTGGATTACAGGCGCTCTTTGGTGAAGACATTGACCAAGCGCGCTCTGCAAACAGCCATCAAACGGGCGGGAGGGAATGCGAGATGA
- a CDS encoding XdhC family protein — protein sequence MSRLQEFREVMNQIKAAWQDGHKTALLMLMNVQGSAYRLPGTKVMMAEDGRIFGTISGGCLEGDLFGWAEKAMQSGEPRLQRYDLSESEVWSLGIGCKGSLEVGILPVDPHDRFWQQTDEALQQNESVSLIIEILNGARALLKQDGSVAGELDMLPKEVLEHARQRFAMQTRAEIWELGERRFYIDVVRPSEHLVVAGAGLDARPVVELASRMGFSVTVLDPRSGFNTPEAFPAARHVVQSAAEVAPCTLRDSWWVIMNHHLERDQASLDLALRCEPKYIGVLGPLTRTEDMLAQINRELSSGPIHAPIGLDLGAETMDEVALSIVSQLMAVRNSRQALPLHGKSKIHA from the coding sequence ATGTCACGTTTACAAGAGTTTCGGGAAGTGATGAATCAGATCAAGGCAGCTTGGCAGGATGGTCATAAGACCGCACTGCTCATGCTCATGAATGTACAAGGGTCAGCCTACCGATTGCCAGGCACGAAGGTGATGATGGCAGAGGATGGGCGAATCTTTGGCACAATAAGTGGGGGCTGTCTGGAGGGTGATCTGTTCGGCTGGGCTGAAAAGGCCATGCAGTCAGGAGAACCTCGTCTGCAGCGATACGACCTGAGCGAAAGTGAAGTGTGGAGTCTGGGCATCGGCTGCAAGGGCTCGCTGGAGGTCGGCATTCTACCTGTGGATCCGCATGATCGCTTTTGGCAGCAGACGGATGAAGCCCTGCAGCAGAATGAAAGTGTCTCATTGATCATCGAAATCCTGAACGGGGCTCGAGCACTGCTGAAACAGGATGGATCCGTCGCGGGAGAGCTGGACATGCTTCCGAAAGAGGTGCTGGAGCACGCGAGACAGCGCTTCGCTATGCAGACGCGGGCAGAAATATGGGAACTAGGGGAGCGACGATTCTATATTGATGTTGTGAGACCGAGCGAGCACTTAGTGGTGGCTGGCGCTGGACTTGATGCGCGTCCAGTCGTTGAATTGGCGTCACGTATGGGCTTTTCCGTCACCGTTCTGGATCCGCGCAGTGGATTTAATACGCCCGAAGCTTTTCCTGCTGCACGTCATGTTGTCCAGTCAGCAGCAGAGGTCGCCCCCTGTACGCTGCGAGACAGCTGGTGGGTCATCATGAATCATCATCTGGAGCGCGATCAGGCATCGCTGGACCTTGCTTTGCGGTGCGAACCCAAATACATCGGCGTATTGGGCCCACTGACGCGAACAGAAGACATGCTGGCTCAAATCAATCGCGAGCTTTCCAGCGGGCCGATTCATGCGCCGATTGGCCTTGATCTGGGAGCCGAAACCATGGATGAAGTGGCGTTGAGCATCGTCTCGCAGCTGATGGCGGTAAGAAACAGCAGGCAAGCCCTCCCTCTGCACGGAAAGAGCAAGATCCATGCTTAG
- a CDS encoding heavy metal translocating P-type ATPase: MSEDEKKNTCCSDHHHGHSDMKLLPVIGNEETAAARAISMDHFSEAAVYRIIGMDCSSCAKSLEKHMRSIKAVQEVSVNFSTGKMQIVQEGLSDEAIVSEVAKAGYAASPLSKGKTNKAEQKDGVGTKLAVISGILLALGFLGSFTSVPEGILIVCYALSMIIGGYRPARSAFYAIKSGSLDMNVLMSVAAIGAAMIGEWLEGATVVWLFAIGNWLQTNSIEKTRDSIRTLMDLAPAEAWVKQGVSMARVSVEDVRIGDIMVVKPGEKVPLDGEVLSGISSVNQAPITGESIPVDKLAGDFVFAGSVNESGSLEVKVTRLVEDTAIAKIIHLVEEAQEKKAPTQAFVDKFAAWYTPIVLVLALLVIVFPPLLGWGTWGDWFYKGLELLVVACPCALVISTPVAIVSAIGNAARNGVLIKGGAFLEKAGAITAIAFDKTGTLTEGKPQVSRIVAPFGKEDEVLAIARTIEEHSRHPIAQAILTYADGKKVASLAGKDFRVLVGKGAEATVEGQTYYAGKPGLFAEQGISLAAWADQIESLQKEGNTIVLIGNARSVLGLIAVADTIRDISVSAIGGLKAAGVDEIVMLTGDNEGTAAKVAKQTGVSRYFAELLPEDKVAAIQKLQQEGKSVAMVGDGINDAPALATADLGIAMGGAGTDTAMETADIVLMADNLEKLPHTVNISRKALRIIQQNIWFSIIVKLAALILIFPGWLTLWLAVLSDTGAALIVILNSMRLLRMKS; encoded by the coding sequence ATGTCTGAGGACGAAAAAAAGAATACCTGCTGTAGCGATCATCACCATGGACATTCAGATATGAAACTGCTTCCTGTCATCGGTAACGAAGAGACAGCAGCTGCCAGAGCCATCAGTATGGATCATTTCTCCGAGGCTGCCGTGTACCGGATCATCGGCATGGATTGCAGCTCTTGCGCCAAATCATTGGAAAAACATATGAGGTCCATAAAAGCAGTGCAGGAAGTCAGCGTGAATTTTTCCACGGGGAAAATGCAGATTGTCCAAGAAGGGCTCTCGGACGAGGCGATCGTCAGCGAGGTAGCCAAGGCAGGGTATGCAGCCAGTCCCCTCTCCAAGGGAAAAACGAATAAGGCGGAACAAAAGGACGGTGTGGGCACCAAGCTTGCTGTCATATCCGGTATTCTTCTCGCGCTAGGCTTTCTGGGTTCGTTCACGAGCGTGCCTGAGGGCATTTTGATTGTCTGTTACGCTTTGTCCATGATCATCGGGGGGTATCGGCCTGCCCGCAGTGCCTTTTACGCCATAAAGAGCGGCTCTCTGGACATGAATGTGCTGATGTCTGTAGCCGCGATCGGGGCTGCCATGATCGGAGAATGGCTGGAAGGGGCGACCGTCGTCTGGCTGTTCGCCATCGGAAATTGGCTGCAAACCAACTCCATCGAAAAGACGCGGGATTCGATCCGCACGCTGATGGATCTCGCACCTGCCGAGGCTTGGGTGAAGCAGGGCGTGTCCATGGCCAGAGTTTCCGTGGAAGACGTGCGCATCGGGGATATCATGGTTGTCAAACCAGGAGAAAAGGTTCCGCTGGACGGGGAAGTCCTCTCAGGTATCTCCAGCGTCAATCAGGCCCCGATTACCGGGGAGTCCATTCCGGTCGACAAACTGGCAGGCGATTTTGTATTTGCAGGAAGTGTGAACGAAAGCGGTTCGTTGGAAGTCAAAGTGACAAGGCTCGTGGAAGATACGGCGATTGCGAAAATCATTCATCTGGTCGAGGAAGCCCAGGAGAAAAAAGCCCCTACTCAGGCGTTTGTCGATAAATTTGCCGCATGGTACACACCGATCGTCCTCGTCCTGGCCTTGCTCGTCATCGTGTTTCCTCCTTTATTGGGTTGGGGAACGTGGGGAGATTGGTTCTATAAAGGACTGGAGCTGCTGGTTGTGGCATGTCCGTGTGCGCTGGTCATCTCGACGCCCGTTGCGATCGTCTCCGCTATCGGAAATGCAGCGCGAAACGGCGTTCTGATCAAAGGAGGCGCTTTTCTGGAAAAGGCGGGGGCCATTACCGCCATTGCATTTGACAAGACAGGTACGCTGACGGAGGGCAAGCCGCAGGTCTCCCGGATCGTGGCGCCTTTTGGCAAGGAGGACGAAGTGCTTGCGATCGCACGCACGATCGAGGAGCACTCCCGCCATCCGATTGCTCAGGCGATCTTGACGTATGCCGACGGAAAGAAAGTCGCTTCCTTGGCTGGCAAGGATTTTCGGGTCCTGGTGGGAAAAGGGGCGGAAGCGACAGTCGAGGGGCAAACCTATTACGCAGGAAAGCCGGGTCTTTTCGCCGAACAAGGCATTTCCCTGGCAGCATGGGCAGATCAGATCGAATCGCTGCAAAAAGAAGGCAATACGATTGTCCTGATCGGTAACGCTCGATCGGTTCTCGGGCTGATCGCCGTAGCCGATACGATTCGCGATATTTCCGTGAGTGCCATCGGAGGGCTGAAAGCAGCAGGTGTAGACGAAATCGTCATGCTCACAGGTGATAACGAAGGAACCGCAGCGAAGGTGGCAAAGCAGACAGGAGTCAGCCGTTACTTTGCGGAGCTGCTGCCAGAGGACAAAGTGGCGGCCATCCAAAAGCTGCAGCAAGAAGGCAAGTCCGTCGCGATGGTCGGAGACGGGATCAACGATGCACCAGCGCTGGCCACGGCCGACCTCGGGATCGCCATGGGTGGCGCGGGTACGGATACAGCCATGGAAACGGCCGATATTGTGCTCATGGCCGACAATCTGGAGAAGCTCCCGCACACGGTGAACATCAGCCGCAAAGCCCTGCGAATCATCCAGCAAAACATCTGGTTCTCCATCATCGTCAAGCTCGCGGCTCTCATCCTGATCTTCCCCGGATGGCTGACCTTGTGGCTGGCTGTGCTGAGCGATACAGGTGCGGCGCTGATCGTGATCTTGAACAGCATGCGGTTGCTGAGAATGAAATCGTAG
- a CDS encoding (2Fe-2S)-binding protein: MKTREITVTVNGKQLTETVETRLLLADFIRDHLNLTGTHLGCEHGVCGACTVLVDGKATRSCLMLAVQADGSSIDTVESLVHEDGTLHPLQQAFSDNHALQCGFCTPGFMMTLVDFLNENPNPGEQEIREAISGNLCRCTGYANIVKAVEQASEALAKQGE; encoded by the coding sequence ATGAAAACGAGAGAAATTACGGTCACCGTAAACGGAAAACAGCTGACGGAAACAGTAGAGACACGCCTGCTGCTGGCGGACTTTATCCGCGATCATTTGAATCTGACCGGTACACACTTGGGCTGTGAGCACGGTGTCTGCGGCGCATGTACGGTCCTGGTGGACGGCAAGGCTACCCGTTCCTGTCTGATGCTCGCGGTGCAAGCAGACGGCTCCAGCATCGATACGGTGGAGTCCTTGGTACACGAAGATGGCACGCTGCATCCTCTTCAGCAGGCTTTTTCCGACAACCATGCCCTGCAATGCGGGTTCTGTACGCCTGGTTTCATGATGACCCTCGTCGATTTCTTGAACGAAAACCCGAATCCAGGCGAGCAAGAGATTCGCGAAGCCATTTCCGGCAACTTGTGCCGCTGCACAGGCTACGCCAACATAGTCAAAGCTGTAGAGCAGGCTTCAGAGGCGCTTGCCAAACAAGGAGAGTGA
- a CDS encoding ArsR/SmtB family transcription factor, whose translation MPVSPKEQDDICEVQCFDDEKVNRLKPFAAESVGVAKIFKALADDTRAKIIHILSLEDELCVCDIAAIIGSSIANTSHHLRLLRNMGLAKYRKEGKLVFYSLDDDHVRHLILAGVEHAKEQRVPVPTDTNG comes from the coding sequence ATTCCGGTGTCTCCAAAAGAACAGGACGATATCTGCGAAGTTCAGTGTTTTGATGATGAAAAAGTAAATCGCTTGAAGCCGTTCGCTGCCGAGTCGGTTGGAGTCGCAAAAATTTTCAAGGCATTGGCTGATGATACGCGCGCCAAGATCATCCACATCCTGTCTCTGGAAGACGAGCTCTGTGTCTGTGATATCGCCGCAATCATCGGAAGCTCCATTGCCAATACGTCTCACCATCTGCGGCTTTTGCGCAATATGGGCCTCGCCAAGTACCGAAAAGAAGGAAAGCTCGTTTTTTACTCCCTCGATGATGACCATGTTCGCCATCTCATCTTGGCGGGCGTCGAACACGCCAAGGAACAAAGGGTTCCCGTGCCCACCGACACTAACGGATGA
- a CDS encoding alpha/beta fold hydrolase, producing the protein MKLSISLKTGIEMKYVEAGPPDAPVLILLHGLTDSSRSWSLSLPKLAENYHVYVLDQRGHGDSDAPDSPYRLSDFAEDVISFMDALSIEKASIAGHSMGSFVAQLIAITHPQCVTNLVLVGSADKTAGNETLDWLWENIQQFQGKVDPAFLEEWTSTPTPVDPEFLARLKEETAAVPVYVWKHATQMLMTEDFSAHLSEIKVPTFIIWGEQDAVFPYEDQVRLQAAIPQAKFQSYPDVGHNIQWEIPQQIGEDIASFVKENL; encoded by the coding sequence GTGAAGCTCTCCATCAGCTTGAAAACGGGTATTGAAATGAAGTATGTGGAAGCCGGTCCGCCAGATGCTCCGGTCCTGATTCTTTTGCACGGTCTCACCGATTCCAGTCGTTCATGGTCGCTTTCATTGCCCAAGCTCGCTGAGAATTATCACGTGTACGTACTGGACCAGAGAGGGCATGGTGATTCCGATGCCCCAGACAGTCCGTATCGGCTGTCCGATTTTGCAGAAGACGTCATTTCTTTTATGGATGCCCTGAGCATTGAAAAAGCGTCTATCGCCGGACACTCGATGGGGAGCTTTGTTGCCCAGCTCATAGCGATCACACACCCGCAGTGTGTTACCAATCTGGTTCTCGTAGGTTCAGCGGACAAGACGGCAGGGAATGAAACACTGGACTGGCTGTGGGAGAACATTCAACAGTTTCAAGGCAAGGTGGATCCTGCCTTTCTAGAGGAATGGACCTCGACGCCTACACCGGTTGACCCTGAGTTTTTGGCTCGATTAAAAGAAGAGACGGCGGCTGTCCCCGTCTACGTGTGGAAGCATGCTACACAGATGTTGATGACGGAGGATTTCAGTGCGCATCTCTCTGAAATAAAGGTCCCTACGTTTATCATCTGGGGAGAGCAGGATGCCGTCTTCCCTTATGAGGATCAAGTGCGCTTGCAAGCAGCGATCCCTCAAGCGAAATTTCAATCCTATCCAGACGTCGGCCACAACATCCAGTGGGAAATCCCCCAGCAGATCGGGGAAGATATCGCGTCGTTTGTAAAAGAGAATCTGTAG